One part of the Lotus japonicus ecotype B-129 chromosome 2, LjGifu_v1.2 genome encodes these proteins:
- the LOC130737157 gene encoding uncharacterized protein LOC130737157: MIGDFNDIAVASEQRGGTFSPSRATAFVEGYESCGMMDLGSFGLTYTWYRHAQGRPPLHRRLDRALANVDWRLGFPNGSVEVLPRMHSDHSPLLLRCCPPPPGIANKPFRFEAAWMDHPQYATVVSGAWEKGGPNFVSSLDCVRQDSLLFNQEVFGNIFRRKRRIADQIRRVQERLETVDSAYLHRRLGELRKDQEEVLAHEEMLWFQKSREKWVRYGDRNTSFFHAQTIIRRRRNHIQGLELPDGSWCTDGEVLREEVRRFYLDLFATREEVDIACAHTPSVTMLPPRACATLSATVGREEVTTAIYQMGSFKAPGPDGFQACFYKRYWEVVGDSVFEFVADAFRNGNFDPHIAETLIVLIPKVDNPRSCKELRPVSLCNVSHKLITKILVNRIRPYLSNLISPFQSSFIPGRGTTDNAIVLQEVVHLMMKTRRRVGDLIFKLDLEKAYDRVDWRFLEDTLRVFGFPEDCIRLIMFCVTSVQLSVLWNGDRLPTFNPRRGLRQGDPLSPYLFVLCMERLSAMISAAVSDGRWLPVTVAGTNFQLSHLMFADDLLLFTRASEEQVGVMRDVLYNFCKASGMRVSVAKSRVMGHRSIQSGFKDQVTAITGISFTLDIGKYLGFPIFSKRATNRVWTSLGLRVSVAHMAVEDPMAWLRQCLLRAEFTTLAAVWGIWVARNKVVIEQHVMTEWELVAWIMQLKTTFERAWGKPASTRPAREVAWIPPGEDEVAVNCDGSRGAARNSSGYGGCLRDASGRWLGGFMGFGKDASVLAMELLAIFRGLRLAWDRGFRRVVCYSDSLLAVSLILRPPSMFHEHAGLISSICGLLRREWSVRVLHTLREGNACADCLAKAGAGQLLEFLVVVDPPAELQQLLLADALGISFLRP, from the coding sequence ATGATTGGTGACTTCAATGATATTGCAGTGGCCTCAGAGCAGAGGGGCGGTACCTTCTCTCCTTCAAGGGCTACTGCCTTTGTAGAGGGTTATGAATCATGCGGAATGATGGACCTGGGTTCGTTTGGTTTGACTTATACTTGGTATCGCCATGCACAGGGCAGGCCACCTCTCCACCGCCGTCTAGACCGGGCCCTAGCTAATGTTGATTGGCGTTTGGGTTTCCCGAATGGATCGGTTGAGGTGCTCCCGAGGATGCACTCCGATCATAGCCCTCTTTTGCTGCGGTGCTGTCCTCCACCGCCAGGGATTGCTAACAAGCCTTTCCGGTTTGAAGCCGCGTGGATGGATCATCCCCAGTACGCGACGGTTGTGAGTGGAGCGTGGGAGAAGGGAGGACCGAATTTTGTTTCATCCCTGGACTGTGTGCGTCAAGACTCCCTGCTCTTCAACCAGGAAGTATTTGGAAATATCTTTAGGAGGAAACGGAGGATTGCGGATCAGATTCGACGGGTTCAGGAGCGGTTGGAGACAGTGGACTCCGCCTATCTCCATCGGCGGTTGGGGGAACTACGGAAGGACCAAGAGGAGGTGCTAGCTCATGAGGAGATGCTCTGGTTCCAGAAATCTCGAGAAAAATGGGTCAGGTATGGTGACCGCAACACATCTTTCTTTCATGCTCAAACAATCATCCGCCGGCGTCGTAATCATATCCAGGGGCTGGAGTTGCCGGATGGGTCTTGGTGCACGGACGGGGAAGTGCTTAGGGAGGAAGTGAGGAGGTTCTACTTAGATCTCTTTGCTACCCGTGAGGAGGTGGATATCGCGTGTGCGCATACTCCCTCGGTTACTATGCTACCTCCACGGGCTTGTGCAACATTGTCAGCGACGGTGGGGAGGGAGGAGGTCACCACAGCCATTTACCAGATGGGCTCCTTTAAAGCTCCGGGCCCAGATGGGTTTCAAGCTTGTTTTTATAAGCGGTATTGGGAGGTAGTTGGGGATTCAGTGTTTGAATTTGTCGCTGATGCTTTTCGGAATGGGAACTTTGATCCTCACATTGCAGAGACCCTTATTGTGCTCATTCCCAAAGTGGATAATCCGAGGAGTTGCAAGGAACTTCGACCAGTGAGTCTTTGTAATGTCAGTCACAAGCTGATTACTAAGATTTTGGTTAATCGAATCCGACCTTACTTGAGTAATTTGATTAGTCCTTTCCAGAGTAGTTTTATCCCTGGGAGAGGCACTACGGATAATGCGATTGTTCTTCAGGAGGTGGTCCACTTGATGATGAAGACACGCCGCCGGGTGGGGGACTTAATCTTTAAACTGGACCTGGAGAAGGCCTATGACCGTGTGGACTGGCGGTTCCTAGAGGACACCCTTCGAGTTTTTGGTTTTCCGGAGGATTGCATTCGGCTAATTATGTTCTGTGTGACTTCGGTTCAGCTTTCTGTTCTTTGGAATGGGGATAGGTTGCCTACCTTTAACCCTCGCCGGGGTCTTAGGCAAGGCGACCCGCTCTCTCCCTATTTATTTGTGTTATGTATGGAGCGCCTGAGTGCTATGATCTCTGCGGCGGTTAGTGATGGAAGGTGGCTTCCGGTGACAGTGGCGGGGACTAATTTTCAGCTATCTCATCTGATGTTTGCAGATGATCTTCTGTTATTCACGAGAGCTTCGGAGGAGCAAGTGGGAGTGATGCGTGATGTTCTCTACAATTTTTGCAAAGCTTCAGGGATGAGGGTGAGTGTGGCTAAATCTCGAGTAATGGGACACCGTAGCATTCAGAGCGGGTTTAAGGATCAGGTGACCGCTATTACTGGAATCAGTTTTACCCTTGATATTGGTAAGTATTTAGGCTTCCCAATCTTCAGTAAGAGAGCGACCAATCGGGTTTGGACGAGCTTGGGGTTGCGCGTTTCGGTTGCTCACATGGCTGTGGAGGACCCTATGGCCTGGCTGCGTCAGTGTCTTCTCCGTGCGGAGTTTACGACGTTGGCTGCAGTCTGGGGAATTTGGGTGGCAAGGAACAAGGTTGTCATTGAGCAACATGTGATGACGGAGTGGGAGCTTGTGGCCTGGATCATGCAGTTGAAGACGACGTTTGAACGAGCGTGGGGTAAGCCTGCTTCGACAAGGCCAGCGAGAGAGGTGGCATGGATACCGCCAGGGGAGGATGAGGTTGCTGTGAACTGTGATGGCAGTCGCGGGGCGGCGCGGAACAGTAGCGGCTATGGTGGGTGCTTGAGAGATGCCTCTGGGAGGTGGCTTGGTGGCTTTATGGGCTTCGGGAAGGATGCTTCAGTGCTTGCAATGGAGCTCCTGGCGATTTTCCGAGGATTGAGGTTGGCATGGGATCGTGGCTTTCGTCGCGTAGTCTGCTACTCTGATTCGTTGCTCGCGGTCTCCTTGATTCTCCGTCCGCCTTCGATGTTCCATGAGCATGCCGGGCTGATTAGTTCTATCTGTGGCCTCCTGCGGCGAGAGTGGAGTGTCCGGGTTTTACATACGTTGCGCGAGGGGAATGCGTGTGCCGATTGCTTGGCGAAAGCTGGTGCGGGGCAACTTCTTGAGTTTCTGGTCGTGGTTGACCCTCCTGCGGAGCTTCAGCAGCTTCTTTTGGCTGACGCTCTTGGGATCTCGTTCCTAAGGCCTTAG
- the LOC130737156 gene encoding NAC domain-containing protein 83-like, whose protein sequence is MENLMTYEDDDGSVRLLPGYKFDPTDEVLVDFYLKRRVFGQPLPFEIIPNFDVFQTEPWDGKIFNQRKCFFHNISGRDIESLDIRVVGSGEWRAMEKEKNVHIHQNNEVIGKRNTLNFWEVQGSYAKRTEWVMHEFRLVSIANPSKMAKWVVYRIFQNKDLKKVKNSNRSN, encoded by the exons ATGGAGAACCTCATGACttatgaggatgatgatggaAGTGTTAGATTGCTACCCGGGTATAAGTTTGATCCCACTGATGAGGTTCTTGTGGATTTCTACCTGAAGAGAAGAGTTTTTGGCCAGCCTCTTCCTTTTGAAATCATCCCAAATTTTGATGTGTTTCAGACTGAACCTTGGG ATGGAAAGATTTTCAATCAGCGCAAGTGCTTCTTCCACAACATAAGTGGTCGTGACATTGAAAGCCTTGACATAAGAGTTGTTGGGAGTGGTGAGTGGAGAGCtatggagaaagaaaaaaatgttcatATACATCAAAACAATGAGGTGATTGGAAAGAGGAACACCCTGAATTTCTGGGAAGTGCAAGGATCTTATGCTAAAAGAACTGAATGGGTGATGCATGAGTTCCGCCTTGTGTCAATAGCTAACCCATCTAAG ATGGCAAAGTGGGTCGTGTATCGCATCTTTCAGAATAAAGATCTAAAGAAGGTGAAGAATTCAAACAGGTCTAATTAG